The genomic stretch CATCTAAGTCACTGAAAATCCTTCTTCTCTCAAAACAATCCTGGTTTTTGCTCAATGCTAAATTTTTCACACCATTTTGATGCATGGTAACAGAAAGCACACACTACAGCAGCCAAAAAGGGACAAATGAGCtggtatgaaatattttcaacaaaaacagCTGATAATAATCCTGAAGAACAGAATGGCAGGAATCAGAACAAGGAACTGAATTATGAGAAACatgcttttattaaaaacaaaaataattgtaaaaaaggGTGGTGGTTGAGGAATATATGAACACAATGGTACAGACACCATGAACAAAGATCCTACACTTATTGCCCGCTGCCATATTACATGGcaaactggagaaaaaaattagcatgCTATTAGACTTATTAAAGGCCAGAAATGAACGCACACAAAGAGCATcaagcagattttttaaaagttaatgtttattttttcatcactgaTCCTTAATCTTTGgttcaaacttgttaaataggATCGTTTTTCTCGTACCCTGAATTCAAAGCTCAAGTAGATATTACTGTATACAGGTTTTTAGTCATCTTTCTTGGCTTCAATACAGTGGTCCCCTTTGACACAGAGGTGGTCACCACTTTTCTGTCAATGCATCTGCCACACTGAACAAGCATGCACATTCAAGTTGTTACGATTGGGGACCTTAACAAATGTCACCCGTAGTTGGCATTCTGGAGTTTACTGTTACCTACTAGGCTATACTGTTTTCTGTTGATGACCAGCTTAAGTCTTTGATTAAACTGActgtacacatttcttgtccAAGAGACTTGTTTCATGTATTCCTATAGCATCTGGTCCCACACACGCCAAGTATGTTCCATCACGGTTCTATTTAAAAACAGGTTACATTGACTGACTTTTTGCGACCAATGCAGATCCTCCTCCTTGTCTGTGAGCAGGCTGAgtgtcacaaaaatacatttaacaaGGGAAATGTTTTCTCCACCACAATGCAATGCATTTTTCATGGAATGTGGCCAGGTATAGGATTTGAGAAGACTACACAAAGGTCTCAGTTCAAGAATTTCTCAAATTTAGTTGGTTCTGGCAAGTTAAGAAAGATGGCAATTTTACCTTCAGCATAATATATAACACTGAACTGGTCATAGCAGTTTTTAATGAGAAGCCAGTGGCACAGATTCTCctttattgttaactttttcattttctgattttctctctcccaccaGTCTTCAACCTCATGTGCGCTTTAACATTTACTTTGCAAGAGACAGCAGAGAGCACTATCATGTGGTAaaccattttaaatatttgatctAGCAACAggcattttcatatttttaagaaaaatctcAGTATGAGGTCAGCCTGTGTGGCACACTCATTCTCCAGGAGAAATAGGTCGATCCCCAACTGATTGCAACTTCAGATTACAGTTCTCATCAGCCACTTTGCATAATACCACAAATGATAAATGATGCACACTTTATCCatatacacttaaaaaaagcaacacaaatttTGCTTAACAAAGACTTAGTGTACATTTGTTGGCAGCACACTTTCAGTTTGCACTGAACAGAAAGATAGTCTGCTGAAGGTATCAGTCTTACAGTTGTGCTCCTGCAATCAAAtgtaaatttcaaatattttaaaaagaatctgATCAGGCACCTAAATCACAAGGGCAATGTCTGACCCAAAGAAGCATGAAGACAAAATGCTGGTAGTCTAGAGCAGCGTGGTGCTTGTCAACTCTGCATTATTCAGCTTCGCACACAGTTCACCTGAAATGAGTACAACAACTGCTACATATCTGGCAGCTTAAACAAATGTCTTACACATCAAAAGAGTCAAATCTtccaacaaaagaaatatttccagATAGCTCATACATGTAAGATCcataaatatgcaaaataatgtACTTACAATATCATCTATCTTGAGTATGGAGCGAACAGTCTCGGATGCTAAGGTGATGGCACTAGTAGATACAAGTAATGGCTGTACAACACTTTCTTCAAGGATATTTGTAATGGCACCCTGCAAAATACACATAACCATGTTTATTGCCTGAACAATCATGTGTAAACTAAAACTTTCATCTTTAACTATAAAAAGTAAGTGctgtaaaatgtaacaaaaatgtcattagcATAATCTTGTTTAAGTGCTCATTTATCCTACTGCACCATAAAATGTAATTCAACCAGATAAAAATGACaatcttttgtttacattatagTGCTGTTTACTAAGCACTTAGCCACTTAATATGGTGTATCATTAATACTGATACGGAAAGAAcatattttgaacaaaacatttaaacataagatGATAAAATAGTGGGATAACCAGCACACACTGTGAAGGGCTTAACTATTCCATACCTTTCTCACATTGATGCCAGCTGTCAGCTCACCCTGGGCATGTCTAGTGCGAAGGTCAGTGACTGTTGAGATAGGATTGAGTCCAGCATTTTCAGCAAGAGTGAAAGGTATCACTTCCAAAGCCTCGGCAAAAGCACGGAAACAGTATTGTTCCATTCCAGATAGGGTGTTGGCATATTCTGCTAAACGCATGGCCAGTTCTGTCTCtggagcaccaccaccagcaatcAAAGCCCTGTAGCCACAATTTTCAGCATGTTAAAACCGTTCAAGATATCTCAACAAGAGTACCACCACAAGCAAAATTATGATGTTTTGAACATTTTACACACTAGGGTTTCAAGTCGCCACTACTCTTGACCTTCCATTAGCTTTAAATGATCATATTTTAATACagtatttcttgtcttttgacTATACAGACCACCACCACTCTTGATTATTTGATCTACATATGGCCCAAATATTGAATATGTGTTCGCCACCAATAAAACACTGATTTATATTCTGCTACAAATCACAAGCTCTAAAGGAGTACTCCACAAAAGCTTTCAGGTCATCTTTTCTACTGACATCGTAATGGCTTTTCCAGTTATCACTACTATGAACTACTGATTGATCTTTTCTGTGTTCACCATGGAAGAAGCAACCCTTTTACAACCTGTAGATTTTAACCATAATAGATCACATCTTGGTCTACAAAGAAAATTTCATCCAGTGGAGCAACAACTAAGTCTTCTGTTAACTGCAATGAGACAGCTGAAAGACTGTTATCTTCTTGTGTTTGTTAAACAGGTGAGCCACACTTTAGCCAGGGAACCATGCTAtacaaactatatatatattgctggaACTTTAGAGTTTCGTTTTGTGCAAGTACAGGATGCCAACTATACTCCCAATGAGCAATGTGTTTGCTCCATGGATTTTCTCATCTGGTCATACTTCAGTTCCAGAAATGATGACTAGCAGTTAATATTATTGtatcttgtttttgtaaagcCTTTGAGCCTGCCTTGATAATGGGGAAATGTGTTATAgaaatcatctttatcatcaatATACCAAAGGTGTAACAATAAATGTCCACAACCTGTTAACACTAGATCTATAGACTTTCACAATAACATACAAGAGACAAGGACAACACACCTTTTCTTGACGAGGCATCGGATGACACATAGTGCATCATGAAGAGATCTCTCTGCTTCCTCAAGAACCAACTTATTTGAGCCGCGAATCAACACTGATACAGTTTTACCAGGGTTGGCAATGCCGGTCACCTGTAAATGCagcaaaaaatgttaataaatccTGTAATAAATAAGCATATAAGTTTCATTCTAGTTTATTTAAGGGggcaaaaagaataaaattacataTCTACTCTCAACCCACAAGCCAAAACTTTTAACTCACCTTGACAATTTTGCTTGAGCCAGCCTGCACTTCTTCAACAAGATCAGCAGATGAAAGACTCTCTGGCACAAAGTGATCAACACTTGCAATAGGTCTACAGCCAagagtctggaaaaaaaaaagaagtcaaaacAGTATGTAAACAGAGCCTAACTGGATAGAGGGGATTAGCTCTCCATCTTTTCCTGAGTGAAGTTTTGTGTGCAATAATGATATGTGCATCTATAACGTAATTTTATATATTCatgaaattaattttgtgtctgcgccacttttctacaccattttatttctactgccacattcgcgccatcttgccataacttacattttagatctgtgcatcagcAGTGTCAACTTCAGACTGATTTCTTTTCTACAATTGCTGTTAAAGTTTCGATGATGATTTGTCACAGCAAGCTTCATGCATAGCAAAACGCAGGTCTGATAGACTAATACTGTGCATCTCACTGAAACTAGTCAGTGATCGTTAGCGTGGTGCTCTAACAAGAGCTGTCATTATGGAACcttatttttgtctgcaaaaaGTTAAGCCACTCTGTCAAAGATTAACAGTTGAGcttccataaaataaaaatcctacCAACTatcaactactttttaaaaatcagaactTAATTAACTTAGTaagatttcatgcaatggcaAGGGTGCAGACCACATATGTACTATTGGCGTTATTCGGACAAGCAATAatcttgtttttgagaccagcgtttattattaatgtcagtattttttgtttggtaaagcactttgagcctgcctttgatggtggcataaaatgctatataaatcaactttatccttatgtaataaaaacaaaaatacaataaaaagacTACCTTTATGTTGCCTGCTGAACGTGCAGACTTGCTAAACAGAAATTTCAGTCTGTTGCACCATCGCCATCTTTGTTACGatcaaaatcttttaaaactgtAGGTTTTCAATTAGAGATAGAGATTTTAGAGACATCAGGAACAGTTCTTAATTGAACATCCATGAGATATCACTTTTGCTTCTGGTGTTTTCCAGcacccattttatttttatacataattCATGCATTCTGCGTTCGTGACttctgagatatttttttataccaAGATTTAATATGTTCACTTGTCTTGTCAAACTGTGCATCAATCCCTACTGAGTTCTGGCCATTTTACTGACAACAGAAGTGGTTATTGCTAGAGGTAAAAACCAACTGGACATGTCACTTCAAATTCTTAACAAATAGCCACGAATGATTCAAAGAAAAGTGATACGAGAAACTTGAAAATATCTTCAGGACTATTTACAACATATACTATTCATTCGCATAGCGAGTTAGGAGACAGCATGCCTATTCTAAAAACACATGCCAGACTTTGAGTGATCATTGTATGCATAACCGAGGCTCAAACGAGCCATCAATCCGAGAAAATCTATGAGAGGATAAAAAGTGAATTTATTATTTAGcacttatttttcaataaattacACAACCCTTGCATAGTATACATCAAAATATTGACATGTGGTGTATCTCTATTTGACCGCTGCACCCCCAAAACTGCCATTTTCTCGTGCCACCTATAACCTTCAAGCAGGTTTCTTTCCAACAGCATTCAATTACAAATCAAAATTGCTAAATTTGTGTAAATAGATCCAGTAATCTCCAGATGGTGCAAAATCACAAAGAGTTTTGTTCTATCAGTTATTACAAAATGCACCTAAGATGATAATACACAATATTGATAGTTGGCTTCTTTCTGCATTCTTCCGAAGAGAAATGGGCAACCACCAAATTGTGTGCTGTTATGTCACTGcttcatctttgtgttttgtttcacCATTGGACAGTTATTTGCTCTTCCTGTGCAGGACACCATGATTGTCTTTTTCTAAGCGAAGCATGTTGTACATGTGCATCATTATTACTGTTAAGTACTTTGAGTCCCGCTGTTGCAGGAGTAAAGTGCCATGCAAAtgagtttattattaaaatactgACAGTTACAAGTGAGCAGTAATTGAAGGTTATACAATGACTGTAATTTGCTGAAGGAAGATTTTGCATAGGCATTGGTGTAAGTTAACAGTAAAACGGTTCAAATTGCTGGAAAAAGGGAAGGCATACTTTGGCACTTGTAATGGTGTAATATGCTGGactgcagttaaaaaaaaaaaaaaggtatttttcaGCACTGACCACAGCTTGAACATTTTGACAATTGGTTGCACATATTTGGTCGgacagaaatgtaaaacaataaatttggaaacaaaaatttatggCCTGTTGcaagaaaagataatataaGAAAGAATCTCGCACCTTGCAAACAAACTCCACATCTTCTCGTTCAATATCCTTGATGACCATTATTTTCATCTTGGCCAGAAAGTGTAGTGCTAAGTCTGAAACCGcatccctgaaaaaaaaaaacaaccccccaaaaaacactATAATCTTTCACAACAAATGTTAACCACATAAGTATAAAATACTGACTGCGAAGgttataaatgaatataaaacctttaaaaatctgaGAAGACACATTTGTGAAGCTTTGAGCAGACACCCCcacctgattattttttttttttttttgcaatcctAACACCAAAGAGGGAGTAGGTTATATAGACCATGCAAAATATCAGAAGTATTTACCCATTACCCCATCTCCAATAGTATAAAAACAATCCCCTCACCCCTTACTCCTAATCAACCAACCTGAGGATAGATTTCTGGATGAGAAGAACGTTACATCCagctttcttaattttcttgatGATTTCTAGGATGTAGTTTCTCTCTTCACGAAGGACTCTATCCATCTGAGCATAATCAGACACTATCACTTGGTTTTCCATCTgcacaaaataattgtttgacTATTaacacatgtgcatacacaaCACAATCCATCCACTTCCTAGATTTtcaatgcattttaaaaagtaatttgtgATTTATGTTAATCagaatttttaatattacaagCACTACCTACAAAGGGAGGCAACTTCCCTTTATCACCAAACTACTAGTCTGATCAGCAGCAGGCTGGACAAGCCTGGACCACGCTACTCCCCAACAAGAACCATGTTAAAAGGTGGAGTGTTAAAGAAGGGTCAATTTGACTCTGTAGAAAGGGCTGCCTATAACACTAGTACTTGATATGTTGGTGATAAATTTTACCAAAATAATAAACGTAAACACACAAGCAAAGCACAGAAATATTAGGTGttggcacacacacattcccactGGTGTAGCTATTTAGAATATGCTTTTGGTTCATTTAGTTAATAATATGAGTGACCACCTCAAGAATAACTAACATCAGTTTTAGGCGGTGAGATGCAAAACTGGATAAGAGCTATCTTGGCCTTTTCCACTTTGGTTGGACCACCAGCTCCAGCTGCACGACTTTTGAACACAAGCCCATCCACCAGTTCTGTATCCTCTAGTGTACCCCTGTGGACAAAATGCACAACAGTCAACTTTTGTGCAAAATCCTACCACTATCATGGAATGgttaagtaataaaaaaatttacagataGTCATAAAGATATCAGTTTTGCAAAATGTGAACAGAGACTACAGGGTAATAGTAAGTAAGAGCTGAAACCAACCTTCACagtttgttataattattataaagacAATCATAAAAATAGCACCACTTTACGGGGCTCCATTTCAAAATGCTCTCTTCCTTGAAGCCAAGACAGGCCTGTAAATATCATCAACTGGAGACTTTAGGAACTAAATGTAAAGCCAGAGATTTAAAATGAGAGCACTAGTTAGTCTATAAGGTACAAATAGGAAGATTTCCAAAGTGatttcatcaaaatgaaaaGTCCTGAATAATATTATTACGAGTTATGAGAAATtgccatgggggaaaaaaaagacttgagGTTTAAAACACTggctaaataaaaagaagtgcaatgaaggttttattttttcctaaaCAGCATCAGCATGCTTTGTCTTGCGCTTATGGCTGTGGAAGCATCATTGCCCATTTGCAGACAAATTTTGATCTCTCTTACATGGATTTTGTTTCTGCATACtgcttttcatttgtaaaaatctgtaaggcacactgagttttttttatttaatagggAAATGCACTATATCAATTCTCTCTATGATCAATACACTCAAAAAGCAGTAAATATGATACAGGACTTAacatcaatatatttttattttataaacaaattatattaCAGACTTATTTTTCATCAACTGTGTTTATTGAAAGGAAAAGAAGCTGCCCTAGTGTATGCTCCATCAGAAAGATGGCTGTCTTCCTGCAAAGTCAGTACAGGTCTGTGTATTTCATCACATGGAGACACTTCTAGGTACAGAATTAATTCCAGCCAAGCAGGATGTCTTTTCAAAGAATACCATTTATCTTTCTGCAAAAGGTGGGTTTTACATATGATGCTGATAAGGGGAATACTAACAGGGCTCAAAGACATTAAATAAACGTAATATGGTATTAGATGATAAGTATTGTCTCCTTTAACCAAATTAAGTCCATTAAAGATCTGATTGAAAAGGACAGAACTGAGAACTCTCTGGTTTTGTTGACTGTACTGTTAATTATTAAATTGAAAACTATATAACAAGCAGGATACTAGTTCGACAAAAAAAGTTGTCAACACTTAAAGTTATGGCAGGGCAGAAGGAAAACTAAACCATTACACCCAAGAAAAAAGTAGCATTTGCTAGAGCCTCTGACAAACg from Pomacea canaliculata isolate SZHN2017 linkage group LG8, ASM307304v1, whole genome shotgun sequence encodes the following:
- the LOC112570281 gene encoding T-complex protein 1 subunit delta-like — its product is MAGRGGQNGMMRRSEYQDKDKPTQIRYSNITAAKAVADAIRSLGPRGMDKMIQAANGDVTITNDGATILKQMQVLHPAAKMLVELSKAQDVEAGDGTTSVVIMAGSLLDASAKLLAKGIHPTTISESFQSAAVKSVEILESMVTPLDLSDRESLLKSASTSLNSKVVSQYSSQLAPIAVDAVLKVIDPATATNVDLRDIKLMRYLGGTLEDTELVDGLVFKSRAAGAGGPTKVEKAKIALIQFCISPPKTDMENQVIVSDYAQMDRVLREERNYILEIIKKIKKAGCNVLLIQKSILRDAVSDLALHFLAKMKIMVIKDIEREDVEFVCKTLGCRPIASVDHFVPESLSSADLVEEVQAGSSKIVKVTGIANPGKTVSVLIRGSNKLVLEEAERSLHDALCVIRCLVKKRALIAGGGAPETELAMRLAEYANTLSGMEQYCFRAFAEALEVIPFTLAENAGLNPISTVTDLRTRHAQGELTAGINVRKGAITNILEESVVQPLLVSTSAITLASETVRSILKIDDIVNCVRS